ATGAGTTTCCTTTGTTGGTGGATGTGGACCACAGGCCCCCTGGGACGCCATTATCCAATAACCCTAAACTGGGAGCTTCTGTCtgggaagacagatggagagggaggtgtgTAGCTGCTGATCCCAGCAAACATTTCAAGTGAAAAACACTGGCCACTTGAGGGGCCTATTAATAACTTCCTACATAGGACCTGAAATTTGGCCCCAGGATGACACGCatcaagcaacaacaacaaaaacggtATAATTTTACTGAAAGGCAGAACCGGTCATTTTCAAAGCAGGATTCAATGATACTCTCCTGCTTTATTGGCTCCCAAGACGGTTTAACCAAACCCACCCCAACTCTCATCCTCTAGCTAACGATGGAGGGAAGCACATGGTCTAGATTGAATATGAGAGGAGTAGCCAAGGTCTTTGTCTGTTAGTCAAGGTCAAAATGTCACCAAATGAGTTACAACATCCAAGTATGTATTAATTAAACAGAAAAATGGCTTTGGACCATAGATTGGGATAAACTGTCATCTCCAGCTGGTACATGTTCGTAGTGTTTTTTGTTTCACCCTGAATCTGAGTGCTGTCTGGTCTCCTGTCTTCTGGgcatccatttgtctctctctccccagagggtCAAAGTGAATCCCAGAACAGAAATGCCTCTTGCACTGCCTGCGCCCTCCCCTCATGGCACGTCACACTCGATGTAGGGGATGTCACTGTAGCGGCTGTCCACCTCTAGCCACTGCTGCACTGCCCGGGCCACAATCTCCTCCGACAGCCGCTGGGCATACTCCAGCAGGATGGGGTCCTCCCGGGCAGAGTCTTTCCCTGACCCCGTCTCAGAGTGGACCAGCAGCGCATTCTCGCCCCATCGCTTCCCAAGCTTGCCGTCCACCTTCTCCACCGAGTTGGCGTACTGGGTCGGATCGCTCTTCTTGGATTTGACGCATCCCATGATAGAAATAATGTAGCATTGATTTCAGGGAGCTGGTGAAGCAGGAGTGTGTCTGAGAGGAGCTTAGGCTCTGGTCGAGAAGTGACGGCTAGGAAGCCGATTCTTGTCTGGACCGAGCTTCGCTGGAATAGTCCAGACGGTCAGCCATGCTCCTGTACCTCCCCTACACAGATCTTTCGCATGTGCTGTAGGGAGAGAAAATAGGGAGAGGATTTCAGTGTTTTATTTTCCATCAGAGGCAGTCTAAAAATACCAGATAGCAAAGGAAAGGATTGAGAGGCCTACTATTTTCACAGTGACTTAGCATTTTCCCCTCTGTTACCACCTATGCAGCAGTAGCTACACACCGGACAaaccacgtcatttcaacatggACCTTTTGGGTCATATTTGGTTGAGACGTTAATCAATGAGAGATTTCAACCttttattcacccactcaaaaaaggacagccagaagtttgttgaattcccaatgtgttatcactacgctttcaaccatctaaagcgcaaccaaattccaatggaaaaaccaTGTTTGATTTTtgatgtgttactcattttaaggttgaatagATACTGTTACATTAGTTTCTAAGATTGCCTTAACTTTTGGCTATTTACTGTACTACAAAAGtcatattgaattgtgtttggttgataatgcaaccaaatatcaacatctAAAAGAGATGTATCTAATGCTTCAATAGCTTCATCTGAGCCACTGGGTTAATCACAttctttaacttttatttttggtTTACTTGGAGACGTGAATCGGCTATATAATTTGTTAACTTGTCAAAGTTATAAGgctatttattgtatttcaaaagtaatattgaattgtgtaTGGAagcaaatatcaacatttgaaggaaatatatttttgttctgtatagcTTGTAGAGAAACTGGAGTTAAAGTTTGATGAAGTTAATGGCACAAAAGATACAAACGCAAGATGTAAAGTGTTTCAAGAGCTGAAATAacagcatgctgactgcaagaatgtccaccagggctgttgccagagaatttaatgttcatttctctaccataagccgttcttttagagaatttggcagtacatccaaccggcctcacaaccgcagaccacttttaaccatgccagcccaggacctctatatccaccactggcacgctggagaagtgcgttcttcacagatgaatcctggtttcaactgtactgggcagatggcagacagcatagTGTGTGGCGTTGTATGAGCTAGCGGTttgttgatgtcaacgttgtgaacagagtgtcccatggtggggttatggtatgggcaggcataagctacagacaacgaatacaattgcattttatcgatggcaatttgaatgcacagagataccgtgacgagatcctgaggcccattgtcgtgccattcatccggtGCCATCACCCCATTCATGGTCCCAAGTCGCAAGGATCTACACAATTCATgggagctgaaaatgtcccagttcttccatgtccTGCACATTCACCAGacacgtcacccattgagcatgtttgggatgctctagaTCGACGAGTACAACCGCGTGTTCCAGTtcacgccaatatccagcaacttcgcacaggcatcgaagaggagtgggacaacattccacaaacCACAAGCAATAGCCTGAATaactatgcgaaggagatgtgtcgcgctgcatgaggcaaatggtggtcacactagatagtgactggttttctgatccacgacccctaccttttttttaaggtatctgtgactaacagatgcatatctgtattaccagtcatgtgaaatccatagattagggcctaatgaattcatttcaattgactgatttatttatatgaactgtaactcagtaaaatctttgaaattgtatattgcatttatatttttgttctgtgtagaTATAGAGCATTTTCCAAACTACTTATCATTtttttcactttgaaaatgtggatTAGGTTGTGTTTAATTataaggcagcaaaatgtgaaaactgcaaggggtgtgtagactGACTAGGCATTGTGTAAATAGACTGTGTGGCTCTAGGTTGAATGCACAAAGGACTGGTGTTATTTGCTGTAGTCCACATCTCCATCTGTCCTGTGCAAGTGTGCTGCCTGATCCAGATTCAAGGTGGCATGTGATTATTTCTCTGACAGAGCAGCACACTATTATGTCATCCCTTCATCTCTCACATAAATGAGATTTTTACAGATGCTGCAAAATGCTACCATTGTAGCTTATGCTTTTTGACAGTGGCTTCCCGCTTATATAAGTACCGTGCTGATTCCTGAAACTTCAATCAGATTTTTACGACACATCTTTTCATATTTTAAGACAAAGTGGGGAAAGGTGATGTCTGTTACCTTATGTCAAGCATGTCGCTCTAGCCCAGGTAGCCTATAAGGAACGTGGCAATGTAGCATTTCGCTCAAGCATGGAACGTGGCAAGCATGTCGCTCTAGCCCAGGTATAATGGGACGCGACCCTAtaaccctacctccctccccagCGGATTTAGAAGCGggggggtattacaaccaacacATATAACAGTTCTACTTTACATTTTGTTATTATATTTTACCTTTAGAAATAACCTGATTGTGTAATATAGTCGTATAGGTTATTCTTTGAGAAAAAGTTATTCTAAATAAAAAATGTGTCCATTTCATTTCCGTCCTTGGGAATGTGAGGGTGAAGTTGGCCAGACCAGGGACGTTTAACCCCCATTCTCCTATAACCCACATCTCTTGAATTAGTAAGGGCATATATGAAATAATCTCACTATTGAAATGTGAACATAAAAGGTCAAGGAGAAATGCTAACCGGGATGGGGAAATAGAGGGCGAAATAGTTGTCACCCTTGGAAACAGGATTCTGAAAAATCCCTACTCGTGAGCGCATTTCTGCTTAATACAGCATTATTTAGAGGTAGCCTGCGCCTATAGCCAATTTCCCACACAAATACATATCATAAAATATCGTTGATGCCTGGGATACGTACCTTCAAGAGGGCTCTTGGAAAAGTAGGACTGGGTGAGTTTACCCACATGAATATCAAATTCACCCAGGGGGAAATCACATCCTCGTTTTCTCTTTAACGACACTTCCACCTGCGGTTGATTTCAATAAAGAAGTGTCATACATCCACACGGATTGTGAACCGAAATATGTGTGCCGCCTCTCCTTTCTATTCAATCTCCTTATCGCCTTCAAACCGCTGCATATGCGTCCAATGATTTGAACTTGAAGCTTGGAAGGCAGCGATAGCATTggtcggtttctctctctgtacgaAATGTGCACTACGTTACCAAACTGGGCATCCAATGTTGCACCATACCACATTGTGCAGTAATTTAACTAAATGCTAAATCGATTTAAGGTCTTAAAGCCATGAATAGTCATACCTGAATGACTACACCTTCTTGCCATCATTCTACTCGAGATTGTCCATAGGtcatcgttgaaattgttgcctgTTTGACTACACTTTCTAATGGCGGCTGTAGCTTGTAGGACGTAATTATATTTTTAATACACACTCAACAGCAATTAGTAGCTGTGTCGACTATGTCGTGGAGGTAAATTGTGCGCATACAATCAGGATACTGATACTTGTTCAATATCACCCTCTTGTGGCATGCTTGACTTCTCAGTGATTTATTACAATGTTTAAAGTAAGGAATATATTCAATTGTTGCCATAGATTATAATCCTGTCTCCCAGGCCTTTGCTGGAAGTGTACCCCCGTACAGCATCCATGTGTCTAAATTTTAGGCTACTACTGAGTCTGCCAAGGGGTCTGGACCATTATGGCACAGGAGGTACGGTAGTGTGCTTTCGCTTAAGCCGCAGAGGTTTTATGAGTATTGATAGCAAGCTATATGTGCTCGGATATATTTCAAACCAATTgtggtcatttaaaaaaatatatatatatatatatatatatatgacgaATTCGTTCTTGACGAATGCGTAAATCTGTAAAACTCATTGGAGGAGTGTGCGTAAAACTGTATAGTCCATAAGTGTACATTAGTTAAAGTCGTTTAGTATGTTTTCTTTCACATAAGGGATATAGTCTCAAATTCCATAATGATAATAGGCTATAAACCATTGACATGACTCGTGACCAAGTCATTGTGTCATGTCATCCATATTGCTGCGTAAAATGTACATAATTTAGACGATTTGATTGACTTTCATTAGAACCTATATGTTACTTTTCATCTGTAAATGAAAATAATATTTCATAACCTGTGTGTAATGTTGCAACTGTAGTTGTCGATAAGCCGCACGATGGCACTAAACGTCTAGACAAAAAAGCTTTCGCAAATCAGACACCCCAAGGCAACAATAACCAGTAGCCTATCgtttagtacagtatagtaggccTACATTACAGCCCATTTCGCTATATATTTGGAATGGTATCTAGCAATGGTATCTATCCTATAGTCCTTTGATTAATACATTTTGCCTTTGGAAAGTAGGTTTGGAGACATGTAGGTCTACTCCatgtagcctataggtctacatAGACTAAATATTGGTTCCTGTCATATTTGTAAATAATTGACCTTACATTTTCAAGAGAGATTCAGAAAGATAGGCAAGCTGATCATATAACTAACTGATTGTAAAGAAGTGGTCATAACTCAGATTCATTTGATCCCTGTAGCTTTGATGGGATGCAGGGGCGGACTGACCATCTGGCATTCCTGGCAAATGTCAGAAGGGTTGGTAAATTCTTTGCCTAGAGGGCCTgtctaacttttttttttttgcacaaaaTGATAATTATCTGGCTAATAATGGTGGCCTCAATGAATAAAATGGGCTGGTGTGGGTGCCATGAGGAAACATTTTTAGTTGTGGGTGTCTCAAGGGGGAAAATGTGCCATTGTGTTATAAATGCCAGAATCGATTTCTGTTTCCGGTCCACCCCTGGTGTGATGGGACAGGCTGAATAAAACAGGTTTCTCAGTGGCATTCAGATGTTGACAGGCTGTGGCTGACTTAAGTTCATGCAATAAATCAATAACCATATCCGAAATGTTTATTTGACCATTTGCAGTACTGTCTTGTCTGATTGATAGTGTAGTTGTCTCAAAACTATTCCAAACCTTGCCATTGCGTACCTCTTTAAGGTTTGACAGAAAAATGCAGTTCATGTCTGTCTGTTAAATTCATTGTTGCCAGCCCAACCAATCATAGATTTTGACGACACAAAAGAGAGGCCAAAGTTGCAATATAAAAAGGGCTGCCGAATTAAAGTATGACACCTATCAGTGTAGAGCCTGATTTCAAACAGAGGCAACTCTGTAGTCCGCCTTCACATATGCCAATACATATTACATTTGGGATTCAATTTTTATAGCAAACTCCGCACCTTAGATAATGCATCTGACGCAGGTTCTGATTTATCTCAGTTTCATGGTTGCTTTCGGTCCAGTGGGTCTTGGTGATCAAACCGCGCACCACCAGCCCCCTGCCACGGATGACGGCGAGCAGTGCTCAACATGCGAGGTCCGACAGCAGATCAAAAACATGAGATTACACGCCATCAAGTCCCAAATTCTTAGCAAACTGCGACTCAAGCAAGCTCCCAATATCAGCAGAGATGTTGTCAAGCAGCTCTTGCCTAAGGCACCACCTTTGCAGCAACTTCTTGACCAGTACGATGTTCTTGGAGATGACAATAAGGATGGAGTTATGGAAGAAGATGATGAACATGCCATCACAGAAACAATCATGACAATGGCCACTGAACGTAAGTTTGACAGACTATTATTCAATGTAACtatacagtgagtgtacaaaacgttAGGACAACCTGTTTTTTCCCATGACATAgaccgaccaggtgaatccaggtgaaagctatgatcccttattgatgtcacttgttgaaTCAACTTCAACCcgtttagatgaaggggaggagacaggttaaataatgatttttaagccttgagacaattaagacatggattgCGTATGTGTGCCTTTCAGAGGGTGAGTGGGAAAGACAAAATACGTAAGTTCCTTTGAACgtggtacggtagtaggtgccaggcgcaccggtttgaatgtacgctgctgggttttcacgCTGTGTACAAGAATGGTCGATCACCTaaaggacacccagccaacttgacacaactgtgggaagcattggagtcaacatgggtcagtaTCACTTTGggacgctttcgacaccttgtagtgtccatgccccgacgaattgaggctattctcaatattaggaaggtgtccctaaagttttgtacactcagtgtttaaTAACGTTAAAAAGGCACCAGACCGCAGCTGTTTTTACGCATTGGGAACAGAGCGCACTTGCATATCTGATCCCGTATTACTTGCACCACTATGTTGAGAATAGGTTGGAATTTCATACGAATGATGAATTCGTATTGATCTGTAATTTCATGTTAAATTGAAACCACAATAGAATTTTACGCAGTAAATTTACGAACAATACGCACGAGCCAAGTTCCATCGTATAATGTGCCAGTGTCACTCTGGTGTTGAGTGTGGAAGTTCTAAAACTAGATAGGGTAGGCTATATTGGAGGATACCCTGGAGATGACACATCGTTGTGTTTTATAGTTTATCAATACTTGTCATGACATTGTAACTTTAAATATAAATTTTGAAATTGGTTTACCAAGGGGGTTCTTTTGTGTGTTGTGTTAAATACAACTGCAAACGTTTTTTGCAGTCATTTAATTTAGTttataaatcaaattgtattgtggAATTAGAGATGACATTTCCATATTGTAATTAATGTTCTAATTTCTCTCCTCCAGCCGAATCCATCGTCCAAGTCGATCGGAAACCCAAGTGTTGCTTATTCTCCTTCAGTTCGAAGATTCAGGTGAACCGCATAGTTCATGCGCAGTTATGGGTGCACCTTTTGCCAGCTGACGAAGTCACCACCGTGTTTCTGCAAATCTCCCGCCTGATGCCTGTCACGAACGGGGGCAGGCACATAGGTATCCGGTCTCTAAAGATCGACGTGAATGCAGGAGTCAGCTCTTGGCAAAGTATCGACGTGAAACAAGTGCTGTCCGTATGGCTGCGGCAGCCGGAGACGAATTGGGGGATCGAGATTAATGCGTTCGACTCGAAGGGAAATGATCTGGCCGTTACCTCAGCAGAAGCGGGAGAAGGACTGGTGAGTTTAGATTGATCTCCCGTCGAAGCAATTTACAAATGGTTTTGTAACTTATCCCCGTGGGATCTATGTGAAATAATCCATAACCCATGTATTAATGCGTAATGATGCAATATCAACACGTACCACCCGTGTCAAGAGTGCAAATACATTTTTGTGTCAAATTGTGTGGCAAGACTCATCTGGCTTCAAATACCAGTTGTTGATCAGAGGGGTCTTGGCATCCTAAGACTTGCTCTCATGTGCTTTTATGTTTAGCTAACAATCACATTTTCAAAGTACTTTAGAATATTTAGTATTAACACACAGACCTCATTAAAGGAGTATATCTATGACAGAATAGTTTCCCTGGCCACCAATAATATCATGTTCTATCACCTGATTACATAAAAGTTCACATTATTTACATGGCCAGAAATTCCTGAAGTCCTCTGTGTGACTGTGCTAATCAGAGTAATTGcctacagcctctctctctctctctctctctctctctctctctctctctctctctctctctctctctctctctctctctctctctctctctctcctctctctctctctcgctccctctctctctctctcgctccctctctctctctctcgctccctctctctctctctcgctccctctctctctctctcgctcccctctctctctctctctctctctctctctctctctctctctctctctctctctctctctctctctctctctctctctctctctctctctctctctctctctctctctctctctctctctctctctctctctctctctctctctctctctctctctcacacacacacacacacgcacacgcacactttGTTCTTCTATCCTCATGGGGAACTACAATTGttttccattcaaaatccaattttccctaaactttaaccctaacctgtaACCCAAACCCTAAATCCTTACCCTATTTGTCACTCTAGCCCCTAAACCAAACccctaagcttaaaatagcctATGTCCTTATGGCGAGGGAGAactttccttgttttactatccctgTGGGGACCTTTGgggattttaggtccccacaaggacacacacacacacacacacacacacacattttcagtgGCTCAAAGTATCACAACACCAGGTTTGAAACCTTGATCAGcaatttttgtatttaattttttacctttattaatAAAGCAATGTTTTATTGGAGAGGCAAAATCAAATATATTTCCCAATGTATCAAGCAATGCCTGTTTCTGGTTTTCAACCATTCCGTATTGTGCCTTTACAGCAACCCTTCATGGAGGTGACGATTTCAGAGGGCCCAAAGCGCTTCAGGAGAGACTCGGGCCTGGACTGTGACGAGAACTCCCCCGAGTCCCGCTGTTGCCGCTACCCGCTCACGGTAGACTTTGAAGACTTTGGCTGGGACTGGATTATTGCTCCCAAGCGCTACAAGGCCAACTACTGCTCTGGTGAGTGCGAGTACATGCACCTGCAGAAGTACCCCCACACCCACCTGGTGAACAAGGCCAACCCTCGCGGCACTGCCGGGCCCTGTTGCACCCCCACCAAGATGTCCCCCATCAACATGCTCTACTTCAACCGCAAAGAGCAGATAATCTACGGCAAGATCCCCTCCATGGTGGTGGACCGATGCGGCTGCTCGTGAGCGAGCGAGAGCTCTGCCGGCGAGGGGGAGGGGCTCAGCCAGGGTCTCCCCCCTGGACTTTGGGACAGATCCATCCACCACTACCAGTGCTTTCTGCAGAACACGGTGCAATAGAGCCAGAATAGCGGCTAAAGAAATGCCCGTTCATTCGCTGAGCAGCGCTTCCACCACGGACATGTCTCGTTcattttttttttccttttttttctttcttccctcCAATCACATGTTCGCAGCCACAATGGCCTAAAACCACATGGATGTAGGAACACAACGCCTGTTGGACTTGGGAGTGGACTTAGTAGCCTAAAGTACGCCACATGTTCCCACAAAACTGTTAAATGTTACACGCTCCGTCCAGTTATTCAAACATACAGACATGGATGGACACACatacaccagacctgggttcaatagtatttgttttctttcaaatactttgactGTTTGATGGAGACAGGTGGGGTTTGCACTTTGGGGAATAATCCATTGATTCCATTGCACCAGGCCAGCACAGCTTAAGTACTGGAAAGAAAacaaatcatatttcaacccagGTCAGAAACAtaggtgcacacacacagactcatttcCCCCCAAGATTTTACAGCTACGCTTACCTATCGGTGTGATAATCATATAAGCAATGTTTGAGAGTGAAACCGGGAATCCTCAACGACTTTTGAAAGGGCTTGGAAAACTATAGCTGAGGTCTCAGTCTGAACTGGCCTTCATGCATAATGCCATaaacaccatgcacacacacagcaacagtgCATTCTTATTCAACTTTTAATCATAGCTTTACCACCATTCAACTGCCTGAACTGCCCTACTCACTTGAATTAATCTTATTGTAAAATCAACATTACTGGACAGGAGGACTTGAACCGGAGGCACAATGAATGCAGTCTACACATTGAGATGTGTTTAAGACAGATAAATGTATTTTGAAAAGTATGAATGTTAAAACCACGTTTAAACTCTGTCTTACAAATAACACAGTTTGCACTATGGCAAACCAATAGAAAGAATTGGTTGCTACAAAAGTTGTAAAATTTGTATTGTATACATATACCATTGTTTCCATTAGCAGTTGCCTTTCTAAACCACTGTTAGTAAATGTATAAGACCACAAACTAGCAAGAAAACAGTACAAATGCAACTATATACCTGTTAATCAAATAAAGGTGCTTGCTTATATGTTAAGTTCAGTTATTTCATCCAATAGCTTAGTAATGGTATTTTACTGCCCTAGGAATACTAGAGGCTGTGCATGTATTCTAGACAAGGGGCAATGTACTCCTTCAGCAATGAGTTCTGAATGACACAAGTGCCATGTGGAATCATATAAAGGTCATTTCTAACATTCCTGTTCATGTGCAAAAGCCTCAGTCATGTAAACTGAATCATAAGAGGAAGGTTCTTGTGATAAACTCATGAAGACTAATGCATCCCTAAGGTTCCAATTCACATCAAATGAAATGTGAATTATAGACCGCAATACAGTTCAttctgttcccctgaacagggctCAAACTCAAAATACTTTGCACAACACCACTTATAGCCAACAGAGCAAGAGACATCCCATGATGACATCGCTGACATCCCATGAGCGACAATTGGCTTCAGATCTCAAGGAAGGTGACGTCAGCGATGTCATCAAGCCAACATGCTACCTGAACTTCTCATCCACTACACAGGCAATTCAGCCAAATAGTGCAAGACCCAAAACCCTCCCATCCATGGTCACAGAAAGTGTGTCCAGGCTAAGGAACAGCATGGATCCTAC
This sequence is a window from Oncorhynchus gorbuscha isolate QuinsamMale2020 ecotype Even-year linkage group LG01, OgorEven_v1.0, whole genome shotgun sequence. Protein-coding genes within it:
- the LOC124015332 gene encoding small membrane A-kinase anchor protein-like: MGCVKSKKSDPTQYANSVEKVDGKLGKRWGENALLVHSETGSGKDSAREDPILLEYAQRLSEEIVARAVQQWLEVDSRYSDIPYIECDVP
- the mstnb gene encoding growth/differentiation factor 8 yields the protein MHLTQVLIYLSFMVAFGPVGLGDQTAHHQPPATDDGEQCSTCEVRQQIKNMRLHAIKSQILSKLRLKQAPNISRDVVKQLLPKAPPLQQLLDQYDVLGDDNKDGVMEEDDEHAITETIMTMATEPESIVQVDRKPKCCLFSFSSKIQVNRIVHAQLWVHLLPADEVTTVFLQISRLMPVTNGGRHIGIRSLKIDVNAGVSSWQSIDVKQVLSVWLRQPETNWGIEINAFDSKGNDLAVTSAEAGEGLQPFMEVTISEGPKRFRRDSGLDCDENSPESRCCRYPLTVDFEDFGWDWIIAPKRYKANYCSGECEYMHLQKYPHTHLVNKANPRGTAGPCCTPTKMSPINMLYFNRKEQIIYGKIPSMVVDRCGCS